From a single Thermoleophilaceae bacterium genomic region:
- the dapA gene encoding 4-hydroxy-tetrahydrodipicolinate synthase, with protein sequence MSARFARGESWDNRGVTFGGILTAMVTPFDERGRVDEDAFVAMVHHLLENGSDGLVVAGTTGEGATLNDDEKRRIWELAVAEAGGAPVIAGTGTYDTAHSVHLTESATEAGVDGVLVVTPYYNKPNRRGLRAHFEAVAKATNLPVVLYNIPGRCVIDLPNDFLRELAQGIPNVVAVKQARSEDIQAIDGLNLLAGNDDTLAECLDKGGTGGICVSSHIVGREMRRMIDEPDARHEIHAQLKDIFDVMFITASPTPVKAALNMLGIRAGGLRLPMVEASEEEEQAIRGVLERHGLLSAV encoded by the coding sequence ATGAGCGCTCGCTTCGCCCGGGGCGAGTCCTGGGATAATCGCGGCGTGACCTTCGGCGGCATCCTCACAGCGATGGTGACGCCGTTCGACGAGCGGGGTCGCGTGGATGAGGACGCCTTCGTGGCGATGGTCCACCACCTGCTCGAGAACGGCAGCGACGGCCTCGTGGTCGCGGGCACCACGGGCGAGGGCGCCACGCTGAACGACGACGAGAAGCGCCGGATCTGGGAGCTGGCCGTAGCTGAGGCCGGCGGCGCCCCCGTGATCGCCGGCACCGGCACCTACGACACCGCACATTCCGTGCACCTCACCGAGAGCGCCACGGAGGCGGGCGTGGACGGGGTGCTCGTGGTCACGCCGTACTACAACAAGCCGAACCGCCGCGGCCTGCGGGCGCACTTCGAGGCCGTGGCGAAGGCCACCAACCTGCCGGTGGTGCTCTACAACATCCCCGGGCGCTGCGTGATCGACCTGCCGAACGACTTCCTCCGCGAGCTCGCGCAGGGGATCCCGAACGTGGTGGCGGTCAAGCAGGCGCGCAGCGAGGACATCCAGGCGATCGACGGCCTCAACCTGCTCGCCGGAAACGACGACACGCTCGCCGAATGCCTGGACAAGGGCGGCACGGGCGGCATCTGCGTGTCCTCGCACATCGTGGGCCGCGAGATGCGGCGCATGATCGACGAGCCCGACGCCCGCCACGAGATCCACGCGCAGCTCAAGGACATCTTCGACGTGATGTTCATCACCGCGAGTCCCACGCCCGTGAAGGCCGCGCTGAACATGCTCGGCATCCGCGCCGGCGGGCTCCGCCTGCCGATGGTCGAGGCGTCCGAGGAAGAGGAGCAGGCGATCCGCGGCGTGCTCGAGCGCCACGGTCTCTTGAGCGCGGTTTGA
- a CDS encoding ribonuclease J, whose product MSGTLRVLPLGGLGEIGKNMTVVEYDGRIVVVDTGLMFPTPDQLGIDLVLPDFSYLRERAEDIEAIVLTHGHEDHVGALPYVLREIGPDNVPNVYGGPLTVAMVRSKLDEHRLKDMPVYEVEPGEPLECGPFEVEMVKMAHSIPDAFAVALSCELGTTLITGDYKFDQTPVDGIPADVSRLAELGREGLLLLCGDSTNVTRPGIAESESSVGPHLEQALSRCEGRVVVTCFASNIHRVQQVVDAAASLGRKVSLVGRSMRKNVNIGRGLGHIHIPDGMLVPVREIEDFPDHKMVVISTGSQGEPLSALRRMAHGDHPQVELHSGDTVIFSATPVPGNERAVNETIDRIFHLGADVITPQDAPIHASGHGYAEELKLMINLTHPRYVLPVHGDHRRIRLHAELAEAVGVDPEDVFRGENGLPLEIDERGARFAEREQAGMIFVDGVDVGDIEDVALRDRRMLSADGIFIVVATIGEQDGRSVAPPEIIFRGVPFADDVDGLLDEIREAVDESLERSADEEIREIDLLQSHLHDDVARFVYERLKRRPMVLPVVVEV is encoded by the coding sequence TTGAGCGGCACCCTTCGCGTCCTGCCTCTCGGCGGGCTCGGGGAGATCGGCAAGAACATGACGGTCGTGGAGTACGACGGCCGCATCGTGGTCGTCGACACCGGGCTCATGTTCCCCACGCCCGACCAGCTCGGGATCGACCTCGTGCTGCCGGATTTCAGCTACCTGCGCGAGCGCGCCGAGGACATCGAGGCGATCGTGCTCACGCACGGCCACGAGGATCACGTGGGAGCGCTGCCGTACGTGCTGCGGGAGATCGGCCCGGACAACGTGCCGAACGTCTACGGCGGCCCGCTCACCGTCGCGATGGTGCGCTCGAAGCTCGACGAGCACCGGCTGAAGGACATGCCCGTGTACGAGGTGGAGCCGGGCGAGCCGCTCGAATGTGGCCCGTTCGAGGTGGAGATGGTGAAGATGGCGCACTCGATCCCGGACGCCTTCGCCGTGGCGCTCAGCTGTGAGCTGGGCACCACGCTCATCACCGGCGACTACAAGTTCGACCAGACCCCCGTGGACGGCATCCCGGCGGACGTCTCGCGCCTGGCGGAGCTCGGCCGCGAGGGGCTGCTGCTCCTGTGCGGCGACTCCACGAACGTCACGCGGCCGGGCATCGCGGAGTCGGAGTCGAGCGTGGGGCCGCACCTCGAGCAGGCTCTCTCACGCTGCGAGGGACGCGTGGTGGTCACCTGCTTCGCCTCGAACATTCACCGCGTGCAGCAGGTGGTGGATGCCGCGGCGTCGCTCGGACGCAAGGTGTCGCTCGTGGGACGGTCGATGCGCAAGAACGTGAACATCGGGCGCGGGCTCGGGCACATCCATATCCCCGACGGGATGCTCGTGCCGGTGCGCGAGATCGAGGACTTCCCGGACCACAAGATGGTCGTGATCTCCACCGGGAGCCAGGGCGAGCCGCTCTCGGCGCTGCGGCGGATGGCGCACGGCGACCACCCGCAGGTGGAGCTGCACAGCGGCGACACCGTGATCTTCTCCGCCACCCCGGTGCCGGGGAACGAGCGCGCGGTGAACGAGACGATCGACCGCATCTTCCATCTGGGCGCCGACGTGATCACGCCGCAGGACGCGCCGATCCACGCGAGCGGCCACGGCTACGCCGAAGAGCTCAAGCTGATGATCAACCTCACGCATCCGCGCTACGTGCTGCCCGTCCACGGCGACCACCGCCGTATCCGGCTGCACGCCGAGCTGGCGGAGGCGGTGGGCGTGGATCCCGAGGACGTCTTCCGCGGCGAGAATGGCCTGCCGCTCGAGATCGACGAGCGCGGCGCCCGCTTCGCCGAGCGCGAGCAGGCGGGAATGATCTTCGTGGACGGCGTGGACGTGGGGGACATCGAGGACGTGGCGCTGCGCGACCGCCGGATGCTGTCGGCGGACGGCATCTTCATCGTCGTGGCGACGATCGGCGAGCAGGACGGCCGTTCGGTCGCGCCGCCCGAGATCATCTTCCGCGGGGTGCCGTTCGCGGACGACGTGGACGGCCTGCTCGACGAGATCCGCGAGGCCGTGGACGAGTCGCTCGAGCGCTCCGCGGACGAGGAGATCAGGGAGATCGACCTGCTCCAGAGCCACCTGCACGACGACGTGGCGCGCTTCGTCTACGAGCGCCTCAAGCGGCGGCCGATGGTGCTGCCTGTGGTCGTGGAGGTCTAG
- a CDS encoding HAMP domain-containing sensor histidine kinase → MNRFDKLPVRWRLAITSAGLTFVILLLFAVLVEVVTVSRLRSDFDNDLQVSAQQLQDRLHWDRTLEGFQLTSQPDALEAATAGGAVISFIDLRDRRTTYAPVKHPPNLGRPRSGIHDVNGYRVVTKALYPPQGGPVGYMEYGKPKANLAHTIGRVRLFLILGVLGGSLLALLAGLAVARRAMSPIARLTSAAKDIARTRDPAVHLPMPEADDEVADLARTLEQMLIALDSARGETEGMLERQREFVADASHELRTPLTSILTNLELLEADLEGEDREIASAALRSSQRMRRLVADLLLLARADAGRQVPHEPVNLATIVREAAAEVAPTALDHDLSVDADETRLMVDGSADELHRLVVNLIGNAVSHTPAGTSVHAAVRRDGAAVTLMVEDNGPGVPPELRDRIFDRFVRGDGDGGTRSGSGLGLAIVKAVADAHGGSVHLESPATGGARFIVTLPGAKVPARAEEPLRA, encoded by the coding sequence ATGAACCGTTTCGACAAGCTCCCGGTCCGCTGGCGGCTGGCGATCACATCCGCGGGGCTCACGTTCGTGATCCTGCTGCTGTTCGCGGTGCTCGTGGAAGTGGTGACGGTGTCGCGCCTGCGGTCCGATTTCGACAACGATCTCCAGGTGTCGGCGCAGCAGCTTCAGGACCGGCTGCACTGGGACCGGACGCTCGAGGGCTTCCAGCTCACAAGCCAGCCGGACGCGCTCGAAGCCGCCACCGCAGGCGGCGCCGTGATCAGCTTCATCGACCTCAGGGACCGCCGCACCACCTACGCGCCCGTGAAGCACCCGCCGAACCTCGGCCGCCCCCGCTCCGGGATACACGACGTGAACGGCTATCGCGTCGTGACCAAGGCGCTCTATCCACCGCAGGGTGGGCCCGTCGGCTACATGGAATACGGCAAGCCCAAGGCCAACCTGGCGCACACCATCGGGCGTGTGCGGCTGTTCCTCATCCTCGGCGTGCTCGGCGGGTCGCTGCTGGCGCTCCTGGCGGGCCTTGCGGTGGCGCGGCGCGCCATGTCACCGATCGCCCGCCTCACCAGCGCCGCCAAGGACATCGCACGCACCCGTGACCCCGCGGTCCATCTGCCGATGCCCGAGGCGGATGACGAGGTGGCGGACCTCGCTCGAACCCTCGAGCAGATGCTCATCGCGCTCGACTCCGCGCGCGGCGAGACCGAGGGGATGCTCGAGCGCCAGCGCGAATTCGTGGCCGACGCCTCCCACGAGCTGCGCACTCCGCTCACGAGCATCCTCACGAACCTCGAGCTGCTCGAGGCCGACCTCGAGGGGGAGGACCGCGAGATCGCGAGCGCCGCGCTTCGCTCGTCGCAGCGCATGCGACGACTGGTGGCCGATCTGCTGCTGCTGGCCCGCGCGGACGCCGGGCGCCAGGTGCCGCATGAGCCCGTGAACCTCGCCACCATCGTGCGCGAGGCCGCCGCCGAGGTGGCGCCCACCGCGCTCGACCACGACCTGTCGGTGGACGCGGACGAGACGCGCCTGATGGTCGACGGCTCGGCCGACGAGCTGCACCGCCTCGTGGTGAACCTCATCGGCAACGCGGTGAGCCACACGCCGGCCGGCACGTCCGTGCACGCGGCGGTGAGGCGGGACGGCGCCGCAGTAACGCTGATGGTCGAGGACAACGGCCCAGGCGTGCCGCCGGAGCTGCGCGACCGGATCTTCGACCGCTTCGTACGAGGCGATGGTGACGGCGGCACGCGCTCCGGCAGCGGACTCGGCCTCGCGATCGTCAAGGCCGTGGCGGACGCGCATGGCGGCTCGGTGCATCTCGAGAGCCCGGCAACCGGAGGCGCGCGATTCATCGTCACGCTGCCCGGGGCGAAGGTGCCCGCGCGGGCTGAAGAGCCGCTCCGGGCCTAG
- a CDS encoding response regulator transcription factor, translating into MAPKPRVLVVEDDAEIGGALRRSLRLEGYDVRLAEDGVAALEESAVFEPDAVVLDLGLPRLDGIDVCQRIRDTSDVPILMLTARDGVDARVKGLDSGADDYLVKPFDRQELLARLRALLRRRPPRGSAFLVVGDLRLNPDTREVMRGDRPLELTSREFELLEYMMRNERLVVSREALLENVWGYQVLVETNTVDVFVSNLRRKLEAGGEPRVLHTVRGAGYVLRAA; encoded by the coding sequence ATGGCACCCAAGCCGCGTGTACTGGTGGTGGAGGACGACGCCGAAATTGGCGGCGCTCTCCGGCGGTCGCTGCGGCTGGAGGGTTACGACGTGCGCCTTGCCGAGGACGGCGTGGCGGCGCTCGAGGAGTCGGCTGTGTTCGAGCCCGATGCGGTGGTGCTCGACCTCGGTCTGCCCCGGCTGGACGGCATCGACGTGTGTCAGCGCATCCGCGACACGAGCGACGTGCCGATCCTCATGCTCACGGCGCGCGACGGCGTGGACGCGCGCGTGAAGGGGCTCGACTCGGGGGCAGACGACTACCTCGTCAAGCCGTTCGACCGCCAGGAGCTGCTCGCGCGCCTCCGCGCGCTGCTGCGCCGGCGGCCGCCGCGCGGCAGCGCCTTCCTGGTGGTCGGGGACCTGCGCCTGAACCCCGACACGCGCGAGGTGATGCGCGGGGACCGCCCGCTCGAGCTCACGTCCCGCGAGTTCGAGCTGCTCGAGTACATGATGCGTAACGAGCGGCTTGTGGTGTCGAGGGAAGCGCTGCTCGAGAACGTCTGGGGCTACCAGGTTCTCGTGGAGACGAACACGGTGGACGTGTTCGTGTCCAACCTGCGGCGCAAGCTCGAGGCCGGCGGCGAGCCGCGTGTGCTTCACACGGTTCGCGGCGCGGGGTACGTGTTGCGCGCGGCATGA
- a CDS encoding DNA translocase FtsK: MFSDVLRLPQMPHFDDHELDLIGLGLVALAAFFAFVFYLGWDGGKVGQALADGFVYLFGGVGYLVPVAMFGAGAVLVMRQLLPSVRPFRAGAICLLAGLMLGLAARSFGIGPAHPARHGYFQPEYFKDHGGLVGDAMYAVTKTLIQQFGTDILFLFLMAAGILLLSGASLAGIVKATGDSVTATTRRVRQSTQEFTALVSGKEPSDKKPAPPSLDDDRPPEVEPVVRATHVEAPALDGERRFPDLFGQEDEADTIDESQPESEEAESEIEDDVTAGVAAVHEDDVPRQEQLTPMGNKRSAVTEADDIQYSLPSPSKLKRSNGNAKVDTSGQQRTAAQLVEALGHFGVEAQVVGTVTGPHVSRYELRLAPGTKMSKVSALKDDLAYALAATDVRILAPIPGKQAVGVEVPNQVRRIVHLGDVYQEAPKGWSPLTVWLGKDIAGKAIGTDIAKQPHILVAGTTGSGKSGCVNAMLSSILLRATPNEVRLVLVDPKQVELNHYDAIPHLLTPVITSPRLAANALANLIKEMEERYSIMSRARTRNLVELNRHREREGEQPLPYILCVIDELADLMMVAPGEVEDSIIRLAQKSRAVGIHLLLATQRPSADIITGMIKANVPARIAFAVSSQTDSRVILDQNGAESLLGQGDMLFRPASESRGARIQGAFITEEEIEKITSHWAKQGEPELHEELLEAVEGAGDDGDRDFDPDSDDLLGEAIATVVQLGSASTSMLQRRLRIGYTRAGRLIDMMERRGVISGYEGSKARQVLITEGDLPRVLDALDEPVGAPSD, from the coding sequence ATGTTCTCAGATGTCCTGCGGCTGCCGCAGATGCCGCATTTCGACGATCACGAGCTCGATCTCATCGGGCTCGGCCTGGTGGCGCTGGCCGCGTTCTTCGCCTTCGTCTTCTACCTCGGCTGGGATGGGGGGAAGGTGGGGCAGGCACTCGCGGACGGGTTCGTCTACCTGTTCGGCGGCGTGGGCTATCTCGTGCCGGTTGCGATGTTCGGCGCGGGCGCTGTGCTCGTGATGCGGCAGCTCCTGCCGTCCGTGCGCCCCTTCAGGGCGGGTGCCATCTGTCTCCTCGCGGGGCTCATGCTCGGCCTCGCCGCGCGCTCGTTCGGGATCGGCCCGGCGCATCCCGCCCGGCACGGCTACTTCCAGCCCGAGTACTTCAAGGACCACGGCGGCCTCGTGGGCGACGCGATGTACGCCGTCACGAAGACGCTGATCCAGCAGTTCGGCACCGACATCCTGTTCCTGTTCCTCATGGCGGCTGGGATCCTGCTCCTGAGCGGTGCCTCGCTCGCGGGCATCGTCAAGGCGACGGGCGACAGCGTGACCGCCACCACCCGGCGCGTGCGGCAGTCCACGCAGGAGTTCACCGCGCTCGTGTCAGGCAAGGAGCCGAGCGACAAGAAGCCGGCGCCGCCGTCCCTCGACGACGACCGGCCGCCCGAGGTGGAGCCGGTGGTGCGCGCGACCCATGTGGAGGCGCCCGCGCTGGACGGAGAGCGTCGCTTCCCGGACCTCTTCGGGCAGGAGGACGAGGCCGACACCATCGACGAGTCACAGCCGGAGTCCGAGGAGGCGGAGTCCGAGATCGAGGACGACGTGACCGCGGGCGTGGCGGCCGTGCACGAGGACGACGTGCCGCGCCAGGAGCAGCTCACGCCGATGGGCAACAAGCGTTCGGCGGTGACCGAGGCGGACGACATCCAGTACTCGCTCCCCAGTCCGTCAAAGCTCAAGCGCTCGAACGGCAACGCGAAGGTGGACACGAGCGGTCAGCAGCGCACCGCCGCCCAGCTCGTGGAGGCGCTCGGCCACTTCGGCGTGGAGGCGCAGGTGGTGGGAACCGTCACCGGACCGCACGTGAGCCGCTACGAGCTGCGCCTCGCGCCCGGAACCAAGATGTCGAAGGTGAGCGCGCTGAAGGACGACCTCGCATACGCGCTCGCCGCCACCGACGTACGCATCCTCGCGCCCATTCCCGGCAAGCAGGCCGTGGGCGTGGAGGTGCCGAACCAGGTGCGCCGCATCGTGCACCTCGGCGACGTGTACCAGGAGGCGCCCAAGGGCTGGTCGCCGCTCACGGTGTGGCTCGGCAAGGACATCGCGGGCAAGGCCATCGGCACGGACATCGCCAAGCAGCCGCACATCCTCGTGGCCGGCACCACCGGCTCAGGCAAGTCCGGGTGCGTGAACGCGATGCTCTCCTCGATCCTCCTGCGCGCCACGCCGAACGAGGTGCGCCTCGTGCTGGTGGATCCCAAGCAGGTGGAGCTGAACCACTACGACGCGATTCCGCACCTGCTCACGCCGGTGATCACGAGCCCGCGCCTGGCGGCCAACGCGCTCGCCAACCTGATCAAGGAGATGGAGGAGCGCTACTCGATCATGAGCCGCGCCCGCACGCGCAACCTGGTGGAGCTGAACCGTCACCGCGAGCGCGAGGGCGAGCAGCCGCTCCCGTACATCCTCTGCGTGATCGACGAGCTTGCGGACCTGATGATGGTGGCGCCCGGCGAGGTGGAGGACTCGATCATCCGGCTCGCGCAGAAGTCGCGCGCCGTGGGCATCCACCTGCTGCTCGCCACGCAGCGCCCGAGCGCGGACATCATCACCGGCATGATCAAGGCGAACGTTCCCGCTCGCATCGCCTTCGCCGTGTCCTCGCAGACGGACTCGCGCGTGATCCTCGACCAGAACGGTGCCGAGTCGCTGCTCGGCCAGGGCGACATGCTCTTCCGGCCCGCCTCCGAGTCGCGCGGCGCGCGCATCCAGGGCGCGTTCATCACAGAGGAGGAGATCGAGAAGATCACCTCGCACTGGGCAAAGCAGGGCGAGCCCGAGCTTCACGAGGAGCTGCTCGAGGCGGTCGAAGGCGCGGGCGACGACGGCGATCGCGACTTCGACCCGGACTCCGACGACCTGCTCGGCGAGGCCATCGCCACGGTCGTTCAGCTCGGCAGCGCCTCCACCTCGATGCTCCAGCGCCGCCTCCGCATCGGCTACACCCGAGCCGGCCGCCTGATCGACATGATGGAGAGGCGCGGAGTCATCTCGGGCTATGAGGGGTCGAAGGCGAGGCAGGTCCTCATAACGGAGGGCGATCTGCCTCGGGTCTTGGACGCGCTGGACGAGCCGGTAGGCGCTCCGAGTGACTAG
- a CDS encoding helix-turn-helix domain-containing protein yields MPQQIGDTLREARMRQKIDITEIEAKTKIRAKYLRAMENEEFDLLPGSTFAKSFLRTYAEALGLDAHRLLDEYRAQYEPREEGELPPLAGQPRARDRRDRRDRRYERRPPGRGAAIVAVILVGVIVLAVIGLVSSGGGSKATSSTSTQATKPKKPHRRHHSTHAATPTRVSLRITPTVPTYICVDRGLGTTPVYQGITSQTQAFHGHHLRVNLGKTSVTITANGKRVPLVVGPNPAGIDFTPGKHKDIPVGQRPCA; encoded by the coding sequence ATGCCCCAGCAAATCGGTGACACGCTGCGCGAAGCGCGCATGCGCCAGAAGATCGACATCACCGAGATCGAGGCCAAGACCAAGATCCGGGCCAAGTACCTGCGCGCGATGGAGAACGAGGAGTTCGATCTCCTCCCGGGCAGCACGTTCGCGAAGAGCTTCCTGCGCACCTACGCCGAGGCGCTCGGCCTCGACGCCCACAGGCTCCTCGACGAATACCGCGCCCAGTACGAGCCGCGAGAGGAGGGCGAGCTCCCACCGCTCGCCGGCCAGCCCCGCGCGCGTGACCGGCGCGACCGGCGTGATCGCCGCTATGAGCGCAGGCCGCCGGGCCGCGGCGCAGCCATAGTCGCCGTGATCCTCGTGGGTGTGATCGTGCTTGCCGTGATCGGCCTGGTGAGCAGCGGCGGCGGATCGAAGGCCACGAGCTCCACGTCCACCCAGGCGACGAAGCCGAAGAAGCCCCACCGCAGGCACCATTCCACCCACGCCGCCACGCCAACCCGAGTGAGCCTTCGCATCACACCCACCGTGCCCACCTACATCTGCGTGGACCGGGGGCTCGGCACCACGCCCGTGTACCAGGGGATCACCTCACAGACACAGGCCTTCCACGGCCACCACCTCCGCGTGAACCTGGGGAAGACGTCCGTGACGATCACCGCCAACGGCAAGCGCGTGCCGCTCGTGGTGGGGCCGAACCCGGCGGGGATCGACTTCACGCCGGGCAAGCACAAGGACATCCCGGTCGGCCAGCGACCGTGCGCATGA
- a CDS encoding competence/damage-inducible protein A, with protein sequence MTVRAGIVVTGTEVLSGKISDRNGPWLAERLFELGIDLAHVTICGDRPQDMTAQLRFLADEGVQLIVTSGGLGPTADDLTAEVVAEFQGRPLELDAAMEAKIARILEPLMKRFQHLDRDAVLEANRKQALVPHGATPIDPAGTAPGLVVPPAEGRGGPTIVVMPGPPRELQAMWPIAVETDAFQAAVAGRPEYRERMLRLFGIPESEIAETLRAAERQIGSLDGLEITTCLRRGEVELSARFEPSAEDTWDALEELVAERHEHALYSRDGTVIDEQIAKLLEGHWIATAESCTGGLLAARLTERPGSSAYVAGGVVSYSNEAKSELLGVDPALIAEHGAVSKEVAEAMADGALARFEADLALAITGVAGPGGGTTEKPVGYVCWCVKSTNGECLVRDTRLPGDRADVRDRSTTVAMHLLRRVLVGEKAPL encoded by the coding sequence ATGACGGTCCGCGCGGGAATCGTCGTCACCGGCACCGAGGTGCTGAGCGGGAAGATCAGCGACCGCAACGGGCCGTGGCTCGCGGAGCGGCTGTTCGAGCTCGGTATCGACCTCGCCCACGTGACCATCTGCGGCGACCGCCCGCAGGACATGACGGCCCAGCTTCGCTTCCTGGCGGACGAGGGCGTGCAGCTGATCGTGACGAGCGGCGGGCTGGGGCCCACCGCTGACGATCTCACTGCCGAGGTGGTGGCGGAGTTCCAGGGGCGGCCGCTCGAGCTCGACGCGGCGATGGAGGCGAAGATCGCACGCATCCTCGAGCCGCTGATGAAGCGCTTTCAGCACCTCGACCGCGACGCCGTGCTCGAGGCAAACCGCAAGCAGGCTCTTGTCCCGCACGGCGCGACGCCGATCGATCCCGCCGGCACGGCGCCCGGCCTCGTGGTGCCGCCCGCGGAGGGCCGCGGAGGGCCGACGATCGTGGTGATGCCCGGCCCGCCGCGGGAGCTGCAGGCGATGTGGCCGATCGCGGTGGAGACGGACGCGTTCCAGGCCGCCGTGGCCGGCCGGCCCGAGTACCGCGAACGGATGCTGAGGCTGTTCGGCATCCCAGAATCGGAAATTGCGGAGACGCTGCGGGCGGCAGAGCGGCAGATCGGCAGCCTCGATGGGCTGGAGATCACAACGTGCCTGCGGCGGGGCGAGGTGGAGCTGTCGGCGCGTTTCGAGCCGTCCGCCGAGGACACGTGGGACGCTCTCGAGGAACTCGTGGCCGAGCGCCACGAGCACGCGCTCTACTCCCGCGATGGCACGGTGATCGACGAGCAGATCGCCAAGCTGCTCGAGGGTCATTGGATCGCCACCGCCGAATCGTGCACCGGCGGCCTGCTCGCGGCACGTCTCACCGAGCGCCCCGGCTCGTCCGCATACGTGGCCGGCGGCGTGGTGTCGTATTCGAACGAGGCGAAGTCCGAGCTCCTCGGCGTGGACCCGGCGCTGATTGCGGAACACGGCGCCGTGTCGAAGGAGGTGGCCGAGGCGATGGCCGACGGCGCGCTGGCGCGCTTCGAGGCGGACCTTGCGTTGGCGATCACGGGAGTGGCCGGTCCCGGCGGCGGGACCACGGAGAAGCCGGTGGGCTACGTCTGCTGGTGCGTGAAGAGCACGAACGGGGAATGCCTCGTACGCGACACGCGGCTCCCGGGCGATCGTGCGGACGTGCGGGACCGCTCGACCACCGTCGCGATGCACCTCCTGCGCAGGGTGCTCGTGGGGGAGAAGGCGCCGCTCTGA
- the thpR gene encoding RNA 2',3'-cyclic phosphodiesterase, with translation MPRTRHAAPGRSCGRAGPLDHRRDAPPAQGARGGEGAALSRERPGSPRARLFLALDLPEHARAHILAWREEALSGRSDLRPVAPEALHVTLVFLGYLPEKKIELAASLAFEPLRGMAAPLLAVQGVRGVPPRDARLFALDLADDSGRATSVQAAASDALAGARLYRPEKRPFWPHVTFARVKRGERRVPPVPAEGLPGTPFEAGQVTLYRSHLSPRGARYEPLERINLARR, from the coding sequence ATGCCTCGTACGCGACACGCGGCTCCCGGGCGATCGTGCGGACGTGCGGGACCGCTCGACCACCGTCGCGATGCACCTCCTGCGCAGGGTGCTCGTGGGGGAGAAGGCGCCGCTCTGAGCAGGGAGCGGCCCGGCTCGCCGCGTGCGCGGCTGTTCCTGGCGCTCGACCTGCCCGAGCACGCACGCGCCCATATCCTCGCCTGGCGCGAGGAGGCGCTGAGCGGCCGGAGCGACCTTCGCCCGGTCGCGCCCGAGGCTCTTCATGTCACGCTCGTGTTCCTCGGCTATCTGCCGGAGAAGAAGATCGAGCTGGCGGCGAGTCTCGCTTTCGAGCCTCTGCGAGGGATGGCGGCGCCTCTGCTGGCCGTCCAGGGCGTCCGGGGGGTGCCGCCGCGCGACGCGCGCCTGTTCGCTCTCGACCTCGCGGACGACTCCGGCCGCGCGACGTCCGTGCAGGCGGCAGCGTCCGATGCGCTGGCCGGGGCACGGCTGTACCGGCCGGAGAAACGCCCCTTCTGGCCGCACGTGACCTTCGCGCGGGTGAAGAGAGGCGAGCGCCGGGTCCCGCCCGTGCCGGCGGAGGGCCTGCCCGGCACGCCCTTTGAGGCCGGCCAGGTCACGCTGTACCGCTCGCATCTCAGCCCGCGTGGCGCCCGCTATGAGCCGCTCGAGCGGATCAACTTGGCGCGCAGGTAG